A genomic region of Vibrio sp. 10N contains the following coding sequences:
- a CDS encoding helix-turn-helix domain-containing protein, giving the protein MSEDIYDEYPSLTLARESADENIEPLKLGERIKDIRSKMGLTLEEASQRTGLARSTLSKIENEQISPTFQAMQKLASGLHIDMPQLFEPPKKKVATGRRDFTKRGEGKPHPTPTYEHELLATQLSNKKMMPFKSTVRARAFEEYSDWVRHDGEEFLLILSGQVTFFSEFYEPMTMSEGDSVYYDANMGHMLISTSEEDAHILWVTAK; this is encoded by the coding sequence ATGTCAGAAGACATCTACGATGAGTATCCGTCCTTAACGCTGGCCAGAGAGTCTGCGGACGAAAATATAGAACCTCTGAAACTGGGGGAGCGCATCAAGGACATTCGTTCTAAGATGGGGCTTACGCTTGAGGAAGCGAGCCAGCGAACAGGGCTTGCGCGCTCGACACTGAGCAAGATTGAAAACGAGCAGATTTCACCAACCTTTCAGGCGATGCAAAAACTGGCATCAGGCCTGCATATAGATATGCCCCAACTCTTTGAACCGCCAAAGAAAAAAGTGGCAACAGGTCGCCGCGATTTTACTAAGCGTGGAGAGGGGAAACCACACCCAACACCTACCTATGAACACGAGCTTCTGGCGACACAATTATCGAATAAAAAGATGATGCCATTCAAAAGCACGGTGAGAGCTCGCGCTTTTGAAGAATATAGCGATTGGGTAAGGCATGATGGAGAAGAGTTTTTGCTGATTCTTTCGGGTCAAGTGACCTTCTTTTCCGAGTTCTATGAACCGATGACCATGAGCGAAGGGGACAGTGTTTACTACGACGCAAATATGGGTCACATGCTCATATCAACCAGTGAAGAAGACGCTCATATTCTTTGGGTGACGGCGAAATAA
- a CDS encoding DUF3360 domain-containing protein translates to MSSTLESIPVTTDKPQVNEDELTYEQQHKPRSEFSSREQYLEHELQIMAPKRWRPNLPFKDYRFEIEDTIPAMAATIGKVVMVGAIAATFAGALGLNEGFVLENVRYELLIASVFIILFSGFLLPTANLAGTHGPLIPLIPIVVAAGGHPMAFGLLIGAFGLVLAISKGGSMLANLTSKGVCGGLLLYLGFVGTASQVKKLFAWAEGIGMSHIAFVVIFCTIILYALLEHFRKRWLAVPLSCLLGGTLAFAMGAPFSFQTEPGLPNMNPMYWWGEDTGWMLGLPTLEHFMVVLPFAILAVAMWSPDFLGHQVFQKISYPERTEKVLMNIDDTMTTASIRQTFGSLLGGTNFTSSWGTYIVPAAIAKRPIPAGALLTALFCIIAAVWGYPMDLAIWQPVLCVALIVGVFVPLLEAGMEMTREGKTTQSAAIVVFSSVLVNPAFGWSLTMLLDNLGLVGCKERSGELSKMSRWVLPGIMFIVLSSVMALVGLLPGIPAIIPSFR, encoded by the coding sequence ATGAGCAGTACTTTAGAGTCCATACCTGTAACAACCGATAAGCCTCAAGTTAATGAGGATGAGCTCACCTACGAACAACAACATAAACCAAGATCAGAATTTTCATCCCGAGAACAATATTTAGAACACGAATTGCAAATCATGGCGCCTAAACGCTGGCGTCCCAATTTGCCGTTTAAAGACTATCGATTTGAGATAGAGGACACTATCCCTGCAATGGCGGCGACCATTGGTAAAGTGGTGATGGTGGGAGCCATCGCCGCGACGTTTGCGGGCGCACTAGGGCTTAATGAGGGCTTTGTCTTAGAAAACGTGCGTTATGAACTACTCATAGCCTCTGTTTTCATTATTCTTTTCTCCGGTTTCTTATTGCCAACCGCTAACCTAGCCGGTACACATGGTCCACTCATTCCCTTAATTCCCATTGTTGTAGCTGCTGGCGGACACCCTATGGCGTTTGGGTTATTGATTGGCGCTTTTGGATTAGTGTTAGCCATTAGTAAAGGTGGCAGCATGTTGGCCAACCTCACCAGTAAAGGTGTATGTGGCGGGCTATTACTCTACTTAGGTTTTGTTGGAACCGCTTCACAAGTTAAAAAGCTGTTCGCTTGGGCTGAGGGAATCGGCATGAGTCACATTGCTTTTGTCGTGATCTTTTGCACCATTATTCTGTACGCTTTATTGGAACATTTTCGTAAGCGCTGGCTAGCTGTACCGCTTAGCTGTTTACTCGGTGGGACGCTAGCGTTTGCCATGGGTGCTCCGTTTTCGTTCCAAACCGAGCCAGGTTTACCCAACATGAACCCTATGTATTGGTGGGGGGAAGATACCGGCTGGATGCTAGGCTTACCAACGCTTGAGCACTTCATGGTGGTATTGCCTTTTGCTATTTTGGCCGTGGCAATGTGGTCACCGGACTTTTTAGGCCATCAAGTGTTCCAGAAAATCAGCTACCCAGAGCGTACCGAAAAAGTGCTCATGAACATCGACGACACCATGACCACGGCCTCGATTCGTCAAACGTTCGGCTCTCTGCTCGGTGGCACTAACTTTACTTCGTCGTGGGGCACTTATATCGTGCCAGCAGCCATTGCTAAACGTCCTATACCAGCAGGTGCGTTACTGACGGCACTGTTCTGTATCATCGCCGCTGTTTGGGGCTACCCAATGGATCTAGCAATTTGGCAGCCTGTCCTTTGTGTAGCGCTCATTGTTGGGGTATTTGTACCCTTGCTAGAGGCGGGAATGGAAATGACGCGTGAAGGGAAAACCACACAGTCAGCAGCAATCGTCGTGTTTTCATCGGTACTCGTTAACCCAGCATTTGGTTGGTCTCTCACCATGCTGTTGGACAATTTAGGCTTGGTCGGCTGTAAAGAGCGCAGCGGTGAACTCAGTAAAATGAGCCGTTGGGTACTGCCTGGAATCATGTTTATTGTGCTAAGTAGTGTGATGGCGTTGGTGGGGCTTCTACCTGGGATTCCGGCGATTATTCCTAGTTTTCGTTAG
- a CDS encoding serine hydroxymethyltransferase, whose translation MNAQYSKSYPNHSLENFFSTNLSATDDAVFTGIQAEFARQNDQIELIASENIVSKAVMQAQGTCLTNKYAEGYPNRRYYGGCEHVDTVEAIAIERAKSLFKCEYANVQPHSGAQANGAVKLALLQPGDTIMGMSLDAGGHLTHGARPALSGKWFNAVQYGVDKETLEINYDDVRALAVEHKPKMIIAGGSAIPRVIDFAKFREIADEVGAILMVDMAHIAGLIATGAHPSPLPHAHVVTTTTHKTLRGPRGGMILTNHEDIIKKINSAVFPGLQGGPLMHVIAAKAVAFGEALGPQFSTYIDSVIANAKVLSEVLQTRGCDIVTGGTDTHLMLVDLRPKGLKGNKAEEALERAGITCNKNGIPFDTEKPMITSGIRLGTPAGTTRGFGTEEFKLIGEWIGDVLDGLVESPEGNPEVEQRVRKEVKALCARFPLYT comes from the coding sequence ATGAATGCTCAGTACTCAAAAAGCTATCCAAATCACAGCCTAGAAAACTTCTTCTCAACCAACCTGTCTGCGACAGACGACGCTGTGTTCACCGGAATCCAAGCAGAGTTCGCTCGCCAGAACGACCAAATCGAGCTGATTGCTTCTGAAAACATCGTTTCAAAAGCAGTTATGCAAGCGCAAGGCACTTGCCTAACCAATAAATACGCCGAAGGCTACCCAAACCGTCGTTATTACGGTGGTTGTGAGCACGTTGATACCGTAGAAGCTATCGCTATCGAACGCGCAAAGTCTCTTTTTAAGTGCGAATACGCAAACGTTCAACCTCACTCTGGTGCTCAAGCCAATGGCGCAGTAAAACTGGCGCTACTTCAACCTGGCGACACCATCATGGGCATGTCGCTAGACGCGGGTGGTCACCTGACTCACGGCGCTCGACCTGCACTTTCTGGTAAGTGGTTTAATGCCGTTCAATACGGTGTGGACAAAGAAACTCTAGAGATTAACTACGACGACGTACGTGCTCTAGCTGTTGAACACAAGCCAAAAATGATCATCGCTGGTGGTAGTGCGATTCCACGCGTTATCGACTTCGCTAAGTTCCGTGAAATCGCGGACGAAGTTGGCGCAATCTTAATGGTCGACATGGCGCACATCGCAGGTCTGATTGCGACAGGTGCACACCCTAGCCCACTGCCACACGCACATGTTGTGACTACTACAACGCACAAAACACTGCGCGGCCCTCGTGGTGGCATGATCCTAACGAATCACGAAGACATCATTAAGAAAATTAACTCAGCGGTATTCCCTGGCCTTCAAGGCGGTCCGCTGATGCACGTGATTGCGGCAAAAGCAGTCGCGTTCGGTGAAGCGCTAGGCCCACAATTTTCAACTTATATCGATTCAGTGATCGCGAACGCAAAAGTACTTTCTGAAGTATTGCAAACTCGCGGTTGCGACATCGTGACTGGCGGCACTGACACTCATCTCATGCTGGTTGACCTACGTCCAAAAGGACTGAAAGGCAACAAAGCAGAAGAAGCTTTAGAGCGTGCCGGCATCACATGTAACAAAAACGGCATCCCGTTCGACACAGAAAAACCTATGATTACTTCTGGTATTCGTTTAGGGACGCCAGCTGGAACCACCCGTGGTTTCGGTACTGAAGAATTTAAACTCATTGGTGAGTGGATTGGTGACGTGCTAGACGGCCTAGTGGAAAGCCCAGAAGGCAATCCAGAGGTCGAGCAACGCGTACGTAAAGAAGTGAAAGCGCTGTGCGCTCGCTTCCCGCTCTACACTTAA
- a CDS encoding YcxB family protein, protein MSNKEFTAEYTLNKAFFAECYDQTSTPTEFPKSYYKAALFLLFGSVLVKFELLPNGYLGWFFIVLSFVEALSVYFKRGWWVWRQNISSSAGSKVELKVDAKGVTYKSGKVNNTIAWSDIDQLQQSDLGFIIHMGKQRQYVSKSCLNDEMIAFMVEQHTAANTN, encoded by the coding sequence ATGTCCAACAAAGAATTCACCGCAGAGTACACCCTCAACAAAGCGTTTTTTGCAGAATGTTACGATCAAACTAGTACGCCAACAGAGTTCCCCAAATCCTACTACAAGGCCGCGCTGTTTCTGCTCTTTGGCTCGGTGCTAGTTAAGTTTGAGTTACTGCCTAACGGCTATTTGGGTTGGTTCTTTATTGTGTTGAGTTTTGTCGAGGCTTTAAGCGTTTACTTTAAAAGAGGCTGGTGGGTTTGGCGTCAGAACATTAGCTCGAGTGCCGGAAGTAAAGTGGAGCTCAAGGTTGATGCCAAAGGCGTGACGTATAAAAGTGGCAAGGTTAATAATACTATTGCCTGGAGTGATATCGACCAGCTTCAACAAAGTGATTTAGGGTTCATCATCCATATGGGTAAACAGCGCCAATATGTCAGTAAATCTTGTTTAAATGACGAAATGATTGCCTTTATGGTCGAACAACACACCGCAGCCAACACGAACTAA
- the gcvT gene encoding glycine cleavage system aminomethyltransferase GcvT, whose translation MAQEQATQDLLKTPLHALHVSVGAKMVPFAGYDMPVQYPLGVKKEHLHCRDAAGLFDVSHMGQIRLHGANAAKILETLVPVDIIDLPAGKQRYAFFTNEQGGIMDDLMVANLGDHLFVVVNAACKEQDIAHLQAHLDEGVEMEVIEDRALLALQGPKAAEVLARIQPEVAEMLFMDVRKLDINGVECIVSRSGYTGEDGYEISVPSENAEALAQALTEYEEVEWIGLGARDSLRLECGLCLYGHDLDTTTTPVEASLLWGIQKVRRNDGERAGGFPGADIVLNQIETKDVARKRIGLIGQTKAPVREGAKLFDADDNEIGIVTSGTAGPTAGKPVSMGYVKTEFAAIGTEVFAEVRGKKLAMTVEKMPFVPQRYYRG comes from the coding sequence ATGGCTCAAGAACAAGCAACCCAAGATCTATTGAAAACACCTTTGCATGCATTACACGTAAGTGTTGGCGCTAAGATGGTGCCATTTGCTGGCTACGATATGCCAGTACAATACCCATTGGGTGTTAAGAAGGAGCACCTTCACTGTCGTGATGCTGCTGGATTGTTTGACGTGTCGCACATGGGACAAATTCGTCTGCACGGTGCAAACGCCGCTAAAATCCTCGAAACATTGGTTCCTGTCGATATTATTGACCTGCCAGCGGGTAAACAGCGTTATGCGTTCTTTACTAATGAGCAAGGCGGCATCATGGATGATCTCATGGTGGCAAACCTAGGCGATCATCTGTTTGTTGTCGTCAACGCGGCATGTAAAGAGCAGGACATTGCTCACCTTCAAGCGCACCTTGATGAAGGTGTTGAGATGGAAGTGATCGAAGACCGTGCGTTGCTTGCACTGCAAGGCCCTAAAGCAGCTGAAGTTTTGGCTCGTATTCAGCCTGAAGTGGCTGAGATGCTGTTTATGGATGTTCGTAAGTTGGATATTAATGGTGTTGAGTGCATTGTTAGCCGCTCTGGTTACACGGGTGAAGATGGTTACGAAATCTCAGTACCGTCGGAGAATGCAGAAGCGCTTGCTCAAGCACTAACAGAATATGAAGAAGTAGAGTGGATTGGTCTTGGTGCTCGTGACTCCTTACGCCTTGAGTGTGGTCTGTGCTTGTACGGCCATGATCTAGACACAACGACCACGCCAGTAGAAGCAAGCCTACTGTGGGGCATTCAGAAAGTACGTCGTAATGACGGCGAGCGCGCAGGTGGCTTCCCAGGTGCAGATATCGTTCTAAACCAAATCGAAACTAAAGATGTGGCTCGCAAGCGTATTGGTCTGATTGGTCAAACTAAAGCGCCAGTGCGTGAAGGCGCGAAACTGTTTGATGCTGATGACAACGAAATTGGTATCGTAACCAGTGGTACAGCAGGTCCAACTGCTGGAAAACCAGTATCTATGGGTTACGTGAAGACTGAGTTTGCGGCAATTGGCACAGAAGTGTTTGCAGAAGTACGTGGTAAGAAACTGGCAATGACGGTAGAGAAGATGCCGTTTGTGCCTCAGCGTTATTACCGCGGCTAG
- a CDS encoding S1 family peptidase, whose amino-acid sequence MFRRSFTRGAIAAAVLSTSFFSLHSHADSMTATENSTSVAPYIVNGNVAEIDDYRSFVSLFSDPVAYTDYSLEGPLCGGTLLSPDYVLTAAHCFYGNDNAARWNQLFTVAVTKLQNTDNAASAERLRIAEIYLHPDYRDGEDYLWRNDIAILKLETSASLGEPVSYGSQSDYRYQPASFVAVGHGDTRSHEDDSTQLLEVALNYVSNSQCDIFGLNGVRDDYICFSGSYSDVTKLNGGTCQGDSGGPVYWNDNGHLVQVGITSFGPSKCGDPDLPVTSVFTEVSQHYDWIESVLAGHEAPTYQPTEQQRVEFGETVSPKPNTSTESGSGGGGSVPWLFAALLACVGWLRRK is encoded by the coding sequence GTGTTTCGACGCTCTTTTACCCGTGGTGCAATCGCCGCTGCGGTTTTATCGACCAGTTTTTTCTCACTTCATTCTCATGCAGACTCAATGACTGCTACTGAAAATAGTACGTCGGTTGCACCATACATCGTTAATGGAAATGTGGCCGAAATCGATGACTATCGTTCATTTGTGTCTTTGTTTTCGGATCCCGTTGCCTATACCGATTACTCGCTTGAAGGGCCGCTTTGTGGCGGTACTTTACTCAGTCCAGACTATGTATTGACCGCTGCGCATTGTTTTTACGGCAATGACAATGCCGCTCGCTGGAACCAACTGTTTACTGTTGCGGTTACCAAGCTACAGAATACCGATAATGCCGCCAGTGCCGAGCGATTACGCATTGCTGAAATCTATCTCCACCCGGATTACCGAGACGGAGAAGATTATCTTTGGCGCAATGACATTGCGATTTTGAAACTAGAAACGTCAGCCTCACTTGGCGAACCGGTCAGCTACGGTTCACAAAGCGATTATCGCTACCAGCCAGCAAGTTTTGTGGCAGTAGGGCATGGTGATACCCGCTCTCACGAAGATGATTCTACGCAGTTACTTGAGGTGGCACTTAATTATGTTAGCAATAGCCAATGCGATATTTTCGGTTTGAACGGCGTACGCGATGACTATATCTGTTTTTCTGGCAGCTATAGTGACGTAACTAAGTTGAATGGTGGCACTTGCCAAGGAGATTCCGGCGGACCTGTGTACTGGAACGATAACGGACATTTAGTGCAAGTTGGTATCACCAGCTTTGGCCCTTCAAAATGTGGCGACCCTGATCTCCCAGTAACTTCTGTGTTTACCGAAGTATCACAGCATTACGATTGGATTGAAAGTGTGTTAGCCGGGCACGAGGCGCCAACTTATCAACCCACAGAACAACAGCGTGTTGAGTTTGGCGAAACAGTATCACCTAAACCCAATACATCGACAGAGAGTGGCAGCGGTGGCGGTGGCAGCGTACCTTGGTTATTCGCCGCGCTTCTCGCCTGTGTTGGTTGGTTGAGACGAAAGTGA
- the gcvH gene encoding glycine cleavage system protein GcvH, with translation MDNTLKFSDSHEWVRDNGDGTVTIGISEHAQEMLGDVVFVDLPEVEDEIEAGESFSLVESVKAASDIYAPITGEIVEINEELEDSPELINEESYEGGWIVKVKMSDASELDNLKSAEEYLASIEDE, from the coding sequence ATGGACAACACTTTGAAGTTTTCTGACAGCCACGAATGGGTACGCGATAACGGCGACGGTACTGTGACTATCGGTATTTCAGAGCACGCTCAAGAAATGCTAGGTGACGTAGTGTTCGTTGACCTACCAGAAGTAGAAGACGAAATCGAAGCAGGCGAAAGCTTCTCTCTTGTTGAGTCTGTAAAAGCGGCGTCTGACATCTACGCGCCAATCACTGGTGAAATCGTTGAAATCAACGAAGAACTAGAAGACAGCCCAGAGCTTATCAACGAAGAGTCTTACGAAGGTGGCTGGATTGTTAAGGTGAAAATGTCTGATGCTTCTGAGCTAGACAACCTTAAGAGCGCTGAAGAATACCTAGCGTCTATCGAAGACGAATAA
- the gcvP gene encoding aminomethyl-transferring glycine dehydrogenase has translation MTELLNSLSTQNEFVARHNGPNKSDQQKMLDAINVLNLDTLIDETVPAQIRLEQPMTLNAPMSEADMLVEMKKFADLNQVKRTFIGQGYYNTFTPNVILRNVLENPGWYTAYTPYQPEISQGRLESLLNYQQMVMDLTGMEIANASLLDEATAAAEAMTLCKRAGKSKSKVFFVADDVHPQTLEVVKTRAEFIGFEVQVGSLESLPEQDVFGALVQYPGTTGEVRDLTDIIAAAQANKTLVTVATDLLASALLKPAGEMGADVVIGSAQRFGVPMGYGGPHAAFMATKDKHKRTMPGRVIGVSIDTNGNQALRMAMQTREQHIRREKATSNICTAQALLANMAAFYAVYHGEEGLKTIARRTHHMTAILAAGLTKAGYELAHNSFFDTITVNTGDNTDKLVQKALASDINLRQLEGQIGISFDETTTIEDINVLFAVFEVKESVETLSTEIADNEFAAIPENCRRTSRYLTHPVFNTHHSETQMMRYLKQLENKDFSLTHGMIPLGSCTMKLNAAAEMIPVTWPEFGSIHPFAPLEQAAGYTALADDLKKKLCEITGYDEFSLQPNSGASGEYAGLIAIQRYHESRGEGHRNVCLIPSSAHGTNPATASMVSMKVVVVKCDDNGNIDTDDLAAKIEKHRDNLSSIMITYPSTHGVYEEHVKEVCEMVHEAGGQVYLDGANMNAQVGLTNPGFIGSDVSHLNLHKTFCIPHGGGGPGMGPIGVKSHLAPFLPGHIENGVEGEDYAVSAADLGSASILPISWAYIAMMGEAGLTDATKVAILNANYVMERLLPHYPVLYRGTNGRVAHECIIDIRPLKEETGISEEDIAKRLMDYGFHAPTMSFPVAGTLMVEPTESEDLEELDRFCEAMIAIREEMTQVKDGVWPLDNNPLVNAPHTQVDLSKEEWDRPYSRELGCFPSSHQRTWKYWPTVNRVDNVYGDRNLICSCPSIENYED, from the coding sequence ATGACTGAATTACTCAACAGCCTAAGCACACAAAATGAATTTGTTGCTCGCCACAATGGGCCAAACAAATCTGACCAACAGAAAATGCTGGACGCGATTAACGTTCTAAACCTAGACACGCTTATCGACGAGACTGTCCCAGCGCAAATCCGCCTAGAACAACCAATGACGCTAAATGCTCCAATGAGCGAAGCGGACATGCTGGTTGAAATGAAAAAATTCGCGGATTTGAACCAAGTAAAACGCACATTTATCGGTCAGGGTTACTACAACACCTTCACACCAAATGTGATTCTGCGAAACGTTCTTGAGAATCCAGGTTGGTACACGGCGTACACACCATATCAGCCAGAGATCTCACAAGGTCGCCTTGAGTCATTGCTGAACTACCAGCAAATGGTCATGGACCTAACGGGCATGGAGATTGCTAACGCGTCTCTACTTGACGAAGCAACTGCTGCTGCAGAAGCGATGACGCTGTGTAAGCGTGCTGGTAAGAGCAAGAGCAAAGTCTTCTTCGTGGCAGACGACGTGCACCCACAAACACTTGAAGTGGTAAAAACTCGCGCTGAGTTCATCGGCTTTGAGGTTCAAGTCGGTTCGTTAGAATCTCTGCCAGAGCAAGACGTATTTGGCGCGCTAGTTCAATACCCTGGCACAACAGGTGAAGTTCGCGACCTAACTGACATCATCGCTGCGGCGCAAGCAAACAAGACGCTTGTTACTGTTGCCACTGACCTACTTGCTTCTGCACTGCTTAAGCCAGCGGGCGAGATGGGCGCAGACGTGGTTATCGGCTCTGCACAACGCTTTGGTGTACCTATGGGCTACGGCGGTCCACACGCAGCGTTCATGGCAACCAAAGATAAGCACAAACGCACTATGCCAGGTCGTGTAATCGGTGTGTCTATCGATACCAACGGTAATCAAGCACTGCGCATGGCAATGCAGACTCGTGAGCAGCACATCCGCCGCGAGAAAGCGACATCGAACATCTGTACTGCGCAGGCGCTGCTAGCCAACATGGCGGCGTTCTACGCGGTATACCACGGTGAGGAAGGTCTTAAGACTATCGCTCGCCGTACGCACCACATGACGGCAATTCTAGCGGCTGGTCTAACGAAAGCTGGCTATGAACTAGCTCACAACAGCTTCTTCGATACCATCACTGTTAATACTGGTGACAACACAGATAAGCTAGTCCAAAAAGCGCTAGCGTCTGACATCAACCTTCGTCAGCTAGAAGGTCAAATTGGTATCAGCTTCGATGAAACCACCACAATCGAAGACATCAACGTTCTATTTGCTGTGTTTGAAGTAAAAGAAAGCGTTGAAACTCTATCTACAGAAATTGCTGACAACGAGTTTGCAGCGATTCCTGAAAACTGCCGTCGTACCTCTCGCTACCTAACTCACCCTGTGTTTAATACTCACCACAGTGAAACACAGATGATGCGTTACCTAAAACAGCTAGAGAACAAAGACTTCTCACTAACACACGGCATGATCCCACTTGGCAGCTGCACCATGAAGCTAAACGCTGCCGCAGAGATGATCCCTGTGACGTGGCCAGAGTTTGGTTCTATCCACCCATTCGCACCACTTGAGCAAGCAGCAGGCTACACAGCCCTAGCGGATGACCTGAAGAAGAAGCTATGTGAAATTACAGGCTACGATGAGTTCTCACTTCAGCCTAACTCAGGCGCATCGGGTGAATACGCAGGTCTGATCGCAATCCAGCGCTACCACGAAAGCCGTGGTGAAGGTCACCGTAACGTGTGTCTGATCCCAAGCTCTGCGCACGGTACTAACCCTGCAACAGCGTCTATGGTGTCAATGAAGGTTGTTGTGGTTAAATGTGACGACAACGGCAACATCGATACTGATGACCTAGCGGCGAAGATCGAGAAGCATCGTGACAACCTATCAAGCATCATGATCACCTACCCTTCTACGCACGGCGTGTACGAAGAGCACGTGAAAGAAGTGTGCGAAATGGTTCATGAAGCTGGCGGTCAGGTTTACCTAGATGGCGCGAACATGAACGCTCAGGTTGGTCTAACGAACCCAGGCTTCATTGGTTCTGACGTATCGCACCTTAACCTACACAAAACCTTCTGTATCCCACACGGTGGTGGCGGTCCAGGTATGGGTCCTATCGGTGTAAAATCACACCTAGCGCCATTCCTACCAGGTCACATCGAGAACGGTGTTGAAGGCGAAGACTACGCAGTGTCTGCAGCCGACCTTGGCAGCGCTTCAATCCTACCAATCTCGTGGGCATACATCGCGATGATGGGTGAAGCTGGCCTAACGGATGCAACCAAAGTCGCTATCCTAAACGCGAACTACGTGATGGAGCGTCTACTTCCGCACTACCCTGTTCTTTACCGTGGCACCAACGGCCGCGTAGCACACGAGTGTATTATCGACATTCGTCCGCTGAAAGAAGAAACAGGCATCAGCGAAGAAGACATCGCTAAGCGTCTAATGGACTACGGCTTCCACGCTCCAACTATGTCGTTCCCGGTAGCGGGCACACTCATGGTTGAGCCTACTGAATCTGAAGACCTTGAAGAGCTAGACCGTTTCTGCGAAGCGATGATCGCTATCCGCGAAGAAATGACTCAAGTGAAAGACGGCGTATGGCCACTAGACAATAACCCACTAGTGAACGCACCACACACCCAAGTTGACCTTTCAAAAGAAGAATGGGACCGCCCATACTCTCGTGAACTAGGCTGCTTCCCATCTTCTCACCAGAGAACTTGGAAGTACTGGCCAACGGTTAACCGCGTAGACAACGTTTACGGTGACCGCAATCTGATTTGTTCTTGCCCTTCGATTGAGAATTATGAAGATTAA
- a CDS encoding S1 family peptidase, which translates to MNRNVKFWLLALSVLPLTFVAGKVYSNIGESEPVSGTASSVDIAPMIVNGTNASISDFPSFVSLFIDSLEYDGRYSSGAYCGGTLLDSRHVMTAGHCLSSYNSYDQGAVLFTSAVAGLENENDFLNAEKRRAEAVFFHPNFENNITKLLPNDIAIIRLESPISGGSAVTRATAVESEQYRSRLASFVALGHGNVESGVEGTSILQRADLFWVTNLTCANNFTNGNYLTDKQICFSGSKSVANGLKAGTCQGDSGGPIYWNDNGAFKQVGITSFGPAECGDAASAVTSAYTEIADYASWIDSVLSGQRTPTVIVTEQDRIDYLGVNGRVIFQGGSTTTGGGDGGGGALSWWLSLSLMSLGWMRRRHNRPLYSIKN; encoded by the coding sequence ATGAATCGAAACGTGAAATTTTGGTTGTTGGCGTTATCGGTTCTGCCACTCACTTTTGTGGCGGGCAAGGTTTACTCTAACATCGGTGAGTCGGAGCCAGTGTCCGGCACGGCATCCTCTGTCGATATCGCGCCGATGATCGTCAACGGCACCAACGCATCTATCTCAGATTTTCCCTCTTTCGTTAGCCTTTTTATTGATTCTTTGGAATACGACGGACGCTACTCTTCAGGTGCATATTGTGGCGGCACTCTGCTTGATAGTCGTCATGTGATGACAGCGGGGCATTGCTTGTCGAGCTACAACAGTTATGACCAAGGTGCTGTGCTGTTCACCAGCGCGGTGGCTGGGCTTGAAAATGAAAACGACTTTCTCAATGCAGAGAAACGTCGCGCGGAAGCCGTATTTTTTCATCCTAACTTTGAAAACAACATAACTAAGCTGTTACCTAACGATATCGCGATCATTCGTTTAGAAAGCCCTATCTCAGGAGGAAGCGCGGTGACTCGAGCGACGGCAGTGGAGTCAGAACAATACAGGAGTCGACTTGCGTCATTTGTTGCTTTAGGACATGGGAATGTGGAGAGTGGCGTTGAAGGCACCAGTATTCTACAGCGAGCGGATTTGTTTTGGGTGACCAATTTGACATGTGCTAATAATTTCACCAACGGTAACTACCTAACCGATAAGCAGATCTGCTTTAGTGGTAGCAAATCCGTAGCTAACGGTTTAAAAGCAGGAACATGCCAAGGAGATTCTGGAGGGCCGATCTACTGGAATGATAATGGCGCGTTCAAGCAGGTAGGGATCACCAGTTTTGGCCCTGCCGAGTGCGGTGATGCGGCGTCAGCAGTGACCTCTGCCTACACTGAGATTGCCGATTATGCCAGTTGGATTGATAGCGTGCTCAGTGGGCAGCGAACACCAACAGTGATTGTGACCGAGCAAGATCGCATTGACTATTTGGGTGTTAATGGCCGGGTGATATTCCAAGGAGGTAGCACAACTACAGGTGGCGGTGACGGCGGGGGAGGTGCTTTGTCGTGGTGGCTATCGTTAAGTTTAATGTCGCTGGGGTGGATGCGTAGGCGTCACAACAGGCCGTTGTATAGCATAAAAAATTAG